The Luteitalea sp. genome has a segment encoding these proteins:
- the trxB gene encoding thioredoxin-disulfide reductase has translation MPREVVIIGSGPAGLTAALYCARANLRPVLFEGITPGGQLMTTTMVENWPGMRDGIMGPELMAEMRAQAERFGTEIRTSEVSRVDLSRPPFLVVGDDGTELRTRALIVATGASPMLLGLPAEAKLMGHGVSTCATCDGFFFRDKAVAVVGGGDSAMEEATYLARLASQVTVIHRRDELRASKIMQEKALANPKITFLWNTVVDDINDVARGEVTEVALRNTKTSESSTVPVDGLFLAIGHRPNTALFTAQLEMDRNGYLLARNGTLTNVPGVFACGDVQDHVYRQAVTAAGSGCMAALDAERYLEGIPRDTYDTEPVSEAT, from the coding sequence ATGCCCCGCGAAGTCGTCATCATCGGTTCGGGTCCCGCCGGCCTCACAGCGGCGCTCTACTGTGCGCGAGCGAATCTACGTCCCGTCTTGTTCGAGGGGATCACACCGGGCGGTCAGCTGATGACCACCACCATGGTCGAGAACTGGCCCGGCATGCGCGACGGCATCATGGGACCGGAGCTGATGGCCGAGATGCGAGCGCAAGCGGAGCGCTTCGGCACGGAGATTCGCACGAGCGAGGTGTCGCGGGTCGATTTGTCGCGACCGCCATTTCTCGTCGTGGGAGACGACGGAACGGAGCTCCGAACGCGGGCCCTCATCGTCGCCACCGGCGCGTCGCCGATGTTGCTCGGCCTGCCGGCCGAGGCGAAGCTGATGGGGCACGGCGTCTCCACCTGCGCGACCTGTGACGGTTTCTTCTTTCGCGACAAAGCGGTTGCCGTCGTTGGTGGTGGTGACTCCGCGATGGAAGAAGCCACCTATCTCGCCCGCCTGGCCTCGCAAGTCACGGTGATCCACCGGCGCGACGAGCTGCGTGCGTCGAAGATCATGCAGGAGAAGGCCCTTGCCAACCCGAAGATCACCTTTCTCTGGAACACCGTCGTCGACGACATCAACGATGTCGCGCGCGGGGAGGTGACCGAAGTCGCGCTGCGCAACACCAAGACCAGTGAGTCGAGCACGGTTCCGGTCGACGGTCTCTTCCTCGCGATCGGACATCGGCCGAACACGGCGCTCTTCACAGCGCAACTGGAGATGGATCGGAACGGATATCTCCTCGCACGCAACGGCACGTTGACCAACGTGCCGGGGGTCTTTGCATGCGGCGACGTGCAAGACCACGTCTACCGGCAGGCGGTCACGGCCGCCGGGTCGGGATGCATGGCAGCTCTGGACGCCGAACGGTACTTGGAAGGAATTCCGCGCGATACCTACGACACCGAGCCGGTCTCAGAGGCGACGTGA
- a CDS encoding sulfatase-like hydrolase/transferase → MRSRPMLLITLCIVLSVVGATDGRPDPAATDRPNLVVLFADDLGYGEIGAYGQQRIRTRRIDRLAAEGMRFTQFYVGSPVCAPSRATLLTGLHSGHAYVRGNFELGGFRDDEERGQLALLPQTPTVARWLQRQGYATGAVGKWGLGGPGSTGLPHLQGFDSFFGYLDQKQAHNYYPTHLWRNDERVPLDNTYFDPHQRLKGDPDDSTAYAPFRGREYAVDRMTDQALAFLRQHRHEPFFLYYAPTLPHLALQVPEAALAPYEGQFPETPYRGDEGYLPNRTPRATYAAMISYLDTQVGRIVDELHALGLAQNTLILFTSDNGASANIDLEFFQSLGGLRGRKGALYEGGIRVPFIASWPGRIPAGTVSEHVAATWDVWATCAELLGLQAPPTDGLSFLPALLGRAEEQRAHDFLYWEFAAGGGQQAARVGRWKGVRVSLNENPQAPIELYDLDADPHETRDLASEHPEIVARMAATMRTARTSSPVEAFNVVTP, encoded by the coding sequence ATGCGCTCGCGTCCCATGCTGCTCATCACGCTCTGCATCGTTCTCTCCGTGGTGGGCGCCACTGACGGGCGACCCGATCCCGCTGCCACCGACCGTCCCAACCTCGTGGTCCTGTTTGCAGACGACCTCGGCTACGGGGAGATCGGCGCCTATGGACAGCAGCGAATCCGCACGCGGCGGATCGATCGGCTCGCCGCCGAGGGCATGCGCTTCACGCAGTTCTACGTCGGGAGCCCGGTCTGCGCTCCATCGCGTGCCACACTCCTCACCGGCCTGCACAGCGGCCACGCGTACGTGCGCGGCAATTTCGAGCTCGGTGGCTTCCGAGACGATGAGGAGCGCGGCCAGCTCGCGCTGCTTCCTCAGACGCCCACCGTGGCCCGTTGGCTTCAGCGGCAGGGGTACGCGACCGGCGCCGTCGGCAAGTGGGGCCTCGGCGGTCCCGGCTCGACCGGCCTGCCCCACCTGCAAGGCTTCGACTCGTTCTTTGGATATCTCGATCAGAAGCAGGCGCACAACTACTATCCGACGCACCTCTGGCGCAACGACGAGCGGGTGCCGCTCGACAACACATACTTCGATCCACACCAACGCTTGAAGGGTGATCCAGACGATTCGACAGCGTATGCGCCGTTTCGCGGTCGTGAGTATGCCGTCGACCGGATGACCGACCAGGCGCTGGCGTTTCTCCGCCAGCACCGCCACGAACCCTTCTTTCTCTACTACGCGCCCACGCTCCCGCATCTTGCGTTGCAGGTTCCCGAAGCAGCGCTCGCGCCGTACGAGGGCCAATTTCCTGAAACACCCTATCGCGGTGACGAGGGCTATCTCCCGAATCGCACACCGCGCGCGACCTACGCCGCCATGATCTCGTACCTCGACACGCAGGTCGGACGGATCGTCGACGAGTTGCACGCGCTCGGCCTTGCGCAGAACACGTTGATCCTGTTCACGAGCGACAACGGCGCATCCGCCAACATCGACCTCGAGTTCTTCCAGAGCCTGGGCGGCCTGCGCGGCCGCAAGGGAGCCCTCTACGAGGGCGGCATCCGGGTTCCCTTCATTGCCTCCTGGCCCGGTCGGATCCCCGCTGGAACCGTTTCCGAGCATGTCGCCGCGACCTGGGATGTCTGGGCGACTTGTGCGGAGCTGTTGGGGCTCCAGGCCCCGCCGACCGACGGGCTCTCGTTCCTTCCGGCGCTGCTCGGACGGGCGGAGGAGCAACGTGCACACGACTTCCTCTACTGGGAGTTTGCCGCCGGTGGCGGGCAGCAGGCGGCGCGCGTCGGGCGATGGAAGGGCGTGCGTGTGAGCCTCAACGAGAATCCGCAGGCGCCCATCGAGCTGTACGACCTCGACGCCGACCCCCATGAGACGCGTGACCTCGCCTCCGAACATCCGGAGATCGTCGCGCGGATGGCGGCAACCATGCGCACTGCGCGCACCTCCTCGCCGGTTGAAGCCTTCAACGTGGTTACGCCGTAG
- a CDS encoding peptidase S11: MGRPGFVWAARAVVFLVGGVVVSAGAGVEAAYRPAVQIAGEARLDQPRLASAPAAAPSQRSGKRRFRRDANGELIPDVRAAAAVIYNPVTQEIIYAENADDQRSIASITKVMTALIVLASEPDLSRRIDVAPSDVHAASHTYLRARERLSVNELLHLMLIGSDNAAARAIARESVLGYSGFIDAMNAKATALGLSSTHYADPSGLDPANVSSAYDMARLISFAVGSERIAEVMRTPEYRLRINKRRVKLKNTNKLLGGDVDVQGGKTGFIRKAGYCLAALLKLPTGDPVAVVVLGARSNAGRFVEARHLLNWLNERGAPVLTTATSTQP; the protein is encoded by the coding sequence ATGGGTAGACCTGGATTCGTCTGGGCCGCGAGGGCCGTCGTCTTCCTTGTTGGCGGTGTGGTGGTGTCGGCGGGCGCGGGCGTCGAGGCCGCCTATCGTCCCGCCGTGCAGATCGCCGGCGAAGCTCGCTTGGACCAGCCCAGGCTTGCCAGCGCGCCAGCCGCGGCGCCATCGCAGCGGTCCGGCAAGCGGCGCTTCAGGCGGGACGCGAACGGTGAGCTGATCCCGGACGTCCGGGCCGCCGCCGCCGTCATTTACAACCCCGTCACGCAAGAAATCATCTACGCGGAGAACGCCGACGACCAGCGGTCGATTGCGAGCATCACCAAGGTCATGACGGCGCTCATCGTCCTCGCGAGCGAGCCTGATCTCTCGCGCCGGATCGACGTGGCGCCTTCCGACGTCCACGCCGCATCCCACACCTATCTTCGGGCGCGCGAGCGGTTGTCGGTCAACGAGCTGTTGCATTTGATGCTCATTGGCTCGGACAACGCCGCCGCCCGTGCGATTGCCCGCGAATCCGTGCTCGGGTACAGCGGGTTCATCGACGCGATGAACGCGAAGGCAACGGCTCTGGGCCTTTCGAGCACACACTACGCCGATCCGTCGGGGCTGGATCCTGCCAATGTTTCCTCCGCGTATGACATGGCACGGCTCATCTCGTTTGCCGTGGGCAGCGAGCGCATCGCCGAGGTCATGCGCACCCCGGAGTACCGGCTCAGGATCAACAAGCGACGGGTCAAGCTCAAGAACACCAACAAGCTCCTTGGGGGCGACGTCGACGTGCAGGGCGGGAAGACCGGCTTCATCCGAAAGGCGGGTTATTGCCTTGCCGCGTTGCTGAAGCTTCCGACCGGTGACCCGGTTGCCGTCGTGGTGCTCGGCGCCCGGTCCAATGCGGGGCGCTTCGTCGAGGCAAGGCACCTCCTGAACTGGCTGAACGAGCGCGGCGCGCCCGTGCTCACGACCGCGACATCTACCCAGCCGTAG
- a CDS encoding aminotransferase class V-fold PLP-dependent enzyme, translating into MGVARIYFDHNATTPPAPAVVDAMAGILRDTFGNPSSVHYFGQRAKAALDAARSAVAALIGGRPDEIVFTSGGTEADNFALRGAADALAPTGRRHLAASAIEHEAVLNTLKALERRGWTTTLLPVTSEGLVEPDALEAAVTEETALVSVMQANNEIGTVQPIAELAAKAAAQGALFHTDAVQSVGKLPIDVRALGVDLLSLSGHKFHGPKGVGALWIRRGTRLSATLTGGRQEKNRRAGTENLPAIVGLGVAAQLALEGADPLSGEPARIGALRDRLETGVRRGVPAIAVSGEGAPRVPNTSNISFEGIEAESLLIALDLEGVAVSTGSACSSGTLEPSHVLQAMGFGATRARNSLRFSLGHDNTEAEVDRVVELLPRLVERLRAVTDQRAQHEAVLGS; encoded by the coding sequence ATGGGCGTCGCACGCATCTACTTCGACCACAACGCTACCACGCCGCCGGCCCCGGCGGTCGTGGACGCCATGGCGGGCATCCTGCGCGACACGTTCGGGAACCCCTCGAGCGTTCATTACTTTGGTCAACGCGCGAAGGCGGCGCTCGATGCGGCGCGCTCTGCCGTCGCGGCGCTCATCGGCGGCCGGCCCGACGAGATTGTCTTCACCAGCGGCGGAACCGAGGCGGACAACTTCGCCCTGCGCGGTGCGGCCGACGCCCTCGCCCCGACCGGCCGCCGGCATCTCGCCGCCAGCGCCATCGAGCACGAGGCGGTCCTCAATACGCTCAAAGCGCTCGAACGGCGCGGCTGGACGACGACGCTGCTGCCAGTCACGTCCGAGGGACTGGTGGAGCCTGACGCGCTCGAGGCGGCCGTCACCGAGGAGACGGCGCTCGTGTCGGTGATGCAGGCGAACAACGAGATTGGCACGGTTCAACCGATTGCCGAGCTCGCAGCGAAGGCCGCCGCCCAAGGGGCCCTATTCCATACCGACGCAGTCCAGTCGGTTGGGAAGCTGCCGATCGACGTGCGCGCCCTGGGCGTCGACCTCCTGTCGCTCTCGGGACACAAGTTTCACGGTCCCAAGGGTGTGGGCGCCTTGTGGATTCGGCGCGGCACGCGCTTGTCGGCGACGCTCACCGGCGGCCGCCAGGAAAAGAACCGACGTGCCGGCACGGAGAACCTGCCCGCTATCGTTGGCCTCGGCGTCGCCGCGCAGCTTGCGCTCGAAGGTGCCGATCCGCTGAGCGGCGAGCCGGCACGCATCGGCGCGTTGCGGGATCGCTTGGAGACAGGCGTCCGACGGGGTGTTCCCGCCATCGCCGTGAGCGGTGAGGGTGCGCCTCGGGTACCCAATACGTCGAATATCAGCTTCGAGGGCATCGAAGCAGAGTCGCTGCTCATCGCGCTCGATCTCGAGGGCGTGGCCGTGTCGACTGGCTCTGCCTGCTCCTCGGGCACGCTCGAGCCGTCCCACGTGCTGCAGGCGATGGGATTTGGCGCCACGCGCGCGCGCAACTCCTTGCGCTTCAGCCTGGGTCACGACAACACCGAGGCGGAGGTCGATCGGGTGGTCGAGCTCTTGCCTCGTCTGGTCGAGCGACTCCGCGCCGTCACGGATCAGCGCGCTCAGCACGAAGCAGTTCTTGGCTCTTAA
- the trxA gene encoding thioredoxin, protein MASEKIQTLTVSNFEQVVGSPNPVLVDFWAEWCGPCRMIAPVIEDLATTFDGRAVMAKLNVDEHPTVAEKFNVRSIPTLLLFKQGELVESVVGVQPRETLKQLIEKHA, encoded by the coding sequence ATGGCATCTGAGAAGATTCAGACGTTGACGGTCAGCAACTTCGAACAGGTTGTCGGCTCACCGAACCCGGTGCTCGTTGACTTCTGGGCGGAGTGGTGTGGGCCTTGCCGGATGATAGCGCCCGTCATCGAGGACTTGGCAACGACGTTCGATGGCCGCGCCGTGATGGCCAAGTTGAACGTCGACGAGCATCCGACGGTGGCTGAGAAGTTCAACGTCCGGAGCATCCCAACGCTGCTGCTCTTCAAGCAGGGCGAGCTGGTCGAGTCGGTCGTTGGCGTCCAGCCGCGGGAGACCCTCAAGCAGCTCATCGAAAAGCACGCGTAA
- a CDS encoding butyryl-CoA dehydrogenase, producing the protein MIDFELTEEHRLLEQTVREWGQREVAPRIAELDRTHTFDRGILPQMADLGLLGVCIPAEYGGAGMDYISLGIASEELELIDTSLRVILSVHVGLNSLSLLTWGTEAQKQRYLVPQAKGEKIATFGLTEPAAGSDVRGIETVARKQGDRYVISGEKMWISLGDVADHFLVFAWTDLDKKKQRDSSGLSAFIVERASQGFSSGTLEHKWGILAGNTGFFKMDEVELSEENRLGREGEGFKIAMFALDQGRYTVAAGATGLIRACRDASVAYAKVRTAFGVEIGQHQLVKEMIAHMESDYQAARLLWLRAGWLKNVGRRNTRETGLAKWFATVASERAASDAVQVHGANGYSDEYPVGRFYRNCKGAVIYEGTREIHKLMQADYLLEYRVDRATRCELPAYRAATPGEK; encoded by the coding sequence ATGATTGATTTCGAGCTCACAGAGGAACATCGTTTACTCGAGCAAACGGTGCGTGAATGGGGACAGCGGGAGGTTGCACCGCGCATCGCCGAGTTGGACCGCACACATACGTTCGATCGAGGCATTCTGCCCCAGATGGCGGATCTCGGTCTCCTCGGCGTCTGCATTCCAGCCGAGTACGGCGGCGCGGGCATGGACTACATCAGCCTTGGCATCGCAAGCGAGGAGCTCGAGCTCATCGACACCTCGCTGCGCGTCATTCTGTCGGTGCACGTCGGCCTCAATTCGCTCTCCCTGCTGACATGGGGCACCGAGGCGCAAAAGCAGCGCTATCTCGTGCCGCAGGCAAAGGGAGAGAAGATTGCGACGTTCGGCTTGACCGAGCCTGCGGCAGGCAGCGACGTCCGCGGCATCGAGACCGTTGCGCGCAAGCAGGGCGATCGCTACGTCATCAGCGGCGAGAAGATGTGGATCTCACTGGGCGATGTCGCTGATCACTTCCTGGTCTTCGCATGGACCGATCTCGACAAGAAGAAGCAGCGCGATTCGTCCGGATTGAGCGCGTTCATCGTGGAACGCGCCTCCCAGGGCTTCTCGAGTGGGACGCTCGAGCACAAGTGGGGCATCCTCGCCGGAAACACCGGCTTCTTCAAGATGGACGAGGTCGAGCTATCGGAGGAGAATCGGCTGGGCCGCGAGGGTGAGGGATTCAAGATCGCGATGTTTGCGCTGGATCAAGGGCGCTACACCGTGGCAGCGGGCGCCACCGGGCTGATTCGGGCCTGCCGTGATGCGAGCGTTGCGTACGCGAAGGTGCGAACTGCGTTTGGCGTCGAGATCGGGCAGCACCAGCTCGTCAAGGAGATGATTGCGCACATGGAATCGGACTACCAGGCGGCGCGGCTGCTGTGGCTGCGTGCGGGGTGGTTGAAGAACGTGGGGCGCCGCAATACACGCGAGACCGGCCTGGCGAAGTGGTTTGCGACCGTGGCCTCGGAGCGAGCGGCGAGCGACGCGGTACAAGTGCACGGCGCGAATGGGTATTCAGATGAGTATCCCGTCGGGCGCTTCTATCGCAACTGCAAGGGCGCCGTGATCTACGAGGGGACACGCGAGATCCACAAGCTGATGCAGGCGGACTACCTGCTCGAATACCGTGTGGATCGGGCGACGCGCTGCGAGCTACCGGCGTACCGGGCAGCGACGCCAGGCGAGAAGTAG
- a CDS encoding methyltransferase domain-containing protein has product MAGRGSGFTAFATRLFGWMLNGAAAARNGSDPWGPNATAWVQTRALKRFLACLSDREAPVLLDLGPVVGPNVAFFGEQLGCKIFVEDIHEDIERFARNGTWDQLPSFLSTRFDRPTESIDGILCWDLFDHLDKAAADALADELSRLLKPGGALLAFFATTCEATTGYSRFVVVDDNTLHHKSAASTAGRVRQASDLRAVPRGRHVLPSREIDRLFEGLRISQSFLLRARMRETLFRKPSPDEELAKAPVPVRRRKRLAAGRPKPAAASLNLAVGRASAGVRRTAPNQSHGVNGVSRQAHATEGLPLKARSKKVRVTRSEADSKVRATRFKLRRGQ; this is encoded by the coding sequence GTGGCTGGTCGTGGTTCCGGGTTCACTGCGTTTGCGACTCGTCTCTTTGGCTGGATGCTCAACGGGGCAGCCGCCGCGCGGAACGGGAGCGACCCCTGGGGGCCCAACGCAACAGCCTGGGTCCAGACGAGGGCACTGAAGCGCTTCCTCGCTTGCCTGTCGGATCGCGAGGCGCCCGTGCTGCTGGATCTCGGTCCTGTGGTGGGGCCGAATGTTGCGTTCTTCGGCGAGCAGCTCGGGTGCAAGATCTTCGTTGAAGATATTCACGAGGACATCGAGCGGTTCGCCCGGAACGGCACGTGGGACCAGCTCCCGAGCTTCCTATCCACCCGCTTCGACCGGCCCACCGAAAGCATCGACGGAATCCTCTGTTGGGATCTCTTCGACCACCTCGACAAGGCCGCGGCCGATGCGTTGGCCGACGAGTTGTCTCGGCTTCTCAAGCCGGGCGGTGCGTTGCTGGCGTTTTTTGCCACGACGTGCGAGGCGACCACTGGTTATAGCAGGTTCGTCGTTGTCGACGACAACACACTTCACCACAAGTCTGCCGCGTCGACGGCCGGGCGGGTCCGCCAAGCGAGCGACCTCCGTGCGGTTCCTCGTGGTCGCCACGTGCTGCCGAGCCGAGAGATCGACCGCCTCTTCGAGGGCCTGCGTATATCGCAATCGTTCCTCCTTCGCGCGCGCATGCGTGAGACCCTGTTTCGGAAGCCGTCACCCGATGAAGAGCTCGCGAAGGCGCCAGTCCCCGTTCGACGGCGGAAGCGGTTGGCAGCCGGTCGCCCCAAGCCAGCGGCGGCGTCGCTGAATCTTGCCGTAGGGCGCGCGAGCGCGGGCGTACGCCGAACCGCTCCGAACCAGAGCCACGGCGTGAACGGCGTCAGCCGGCAGGCGCACGCCACCGAGGGACTACCGTTGAAGGCCAGATCGAAAAAGGTTCGAGTCACGAGGTCCGAGGCAGACAGTAAGGTTCGAGCGACGAGGTTCAAGCTTCGACGAGGGCAGTAA
- the mnmA gene encoding tRNA 2-thiouridine(34) synthase MnmA has protein sequence MRAAVAMSGGVDSSVAAALLADEGYETIGLSMQLYDQREGEVRFGRCCTLDDLHDARRVAGRLGLPHYIVNFESQFHTQVVDNFVREYVSGRTPIPCTRCNSEVKFATLLDRVRGLDAECLATGHYAQVDFDETTRRYRLRRGRDTARDQSYFLFSLTQAQLARARFPVGHLTKPEVRAIARERGLPVADKPDSQEICFVPPGRHAEFVERHAVGGRPSAGVIADEQGRPLGRHDGVHRFTVGQRKGLGLATGIPLYVVAIDSVTNEVTVGPREALGRATLTAATVNWVAGTSPSGSIRADVQIRHRHRPAPASVTPISATRARIDFDEPQAAIAPGQAAVFYADDKVLGGGWIE, from the coding sequence ATGCGCGCCGCAGTTGCCATGTCGGGCGGCGTCGACTCCTCGGTCGCCGCCGCGCTGCTCGCAGACGAGGGCTACGAGACTATCGGTCTGTCGATGCAGCTCTACGATCAGCGCGAGGGCGAGGTGCGCTTCGGCCGCTGCTGCACGCTCGACGATCTGCATGATGCCAGGCGCGTGGCAGGACGGCTCGGTCTCCCCCACTACATCGTCAACTTCGAGTCACAGTTCCACACGCAGGTGGTTGACAATTTCGTACGTGAGTATGTGTCGGGCCGCACGCCGATACCCTGCACGCGCTGCAATAGCGAGGTGAAGTTCGCGACGCTACTGGACCGCGTCCGCGGGCTCGACGCGGAGTGTCTTGCCACGGGACATTACGCTCAGGTCGACTTCGACGAGACGACACGGCGCTATCGCTTGCGCCGAGGGCGTGACACGGCCCGTGACCAGTCGTACTTTCTCTTCTCGCTGACGCAGGCACAGCTCGCGCGGGCTCGTTTCCCCGTCGGGCACCTCACCAAGCCGGAGGTCCGCGCCATCGCGCGCGAGCGGGGCTTGCCGGTGGCAGACAAGCCAGATAGTCAGGAGATTTGCTTCGTGCCGCCCGGTCGCCACGCCGAGTTCGTCGAGCGGCACGCGGTGGGTGGAAGGCCGTCGGCCGGCGTCATTGCAGACGAGCAGGGACGCCCTCTCGGACGGCACGACGGCGTCCATCGCTTCACGGTCGGCCAGCGGAAGGGACTAGGCCTTGCGACTGGCATCCCCCTCTATGTCGTCGCCATCGACTCGGTGACCAACGAGGTCACCGTGGGCCCACGTGAGGCGCTGGGGCGAGCCACGCTCACAGCCGCGACGGTCAACTGGGTCGCCGGGACCAGCCCGTCCGGATCGATCCGTGCGGACGTTCAGATCCGCCATCGGCATCGCCCGGCGCCAGCCAGCGTGACGCCAATCAGCGCCACTCGCGCGCGGATCGACTTCGACGAGCCGCAAGCAGCCATCGCACCTGGGCAGGCGGCGGTCTTCTATGCGGACGATAAGGTGCTGGGAGGAGGATGGATCGAGTGA
- a CDS encoding polymer-forming cytoskeletal protein: MWKRDEAPRPAAGSAPAKAMPSQPPPTMNPPAAPRSQASSGRDVVNIGKSVVIKGELNGSEDLTIEGQVDGKIELREHVLTIGGNGKIKAQVFAKSIIVLGEVVGNITASEKVDIRDNGSVDGDITSPKVAIAEGAHFRGSIDMQRGPRPAARPAEARPPQAAAAATVGGSAVLKA; encoded by the coding sequence ATGTGGAAACGGGATGAGGCACCACGGCCAGCGGCAGGCAGCGCCCCCGCGAAGGCGATGCCGTCGCAGCCACCCCCAACCATGAACCCGCCGGCAGCGCCTCGGTCGCAGGCCTCCTCTGGAAGGGATGTCGTGAATATCGGGAAATCTGTCGTGATCAAGGGCGAGCTGAATGGCAGCGAGGATCTCACCATCGAGGGCCAGGTCGACGGCAAAATCGAGCTGCGAGAGCATGTGCTGACGATCGGCGGGAATGGGAAGATCAAGGCGCAGGTTTTCGCGAAGTCCATCATTGTTCTGGGCGAGGTCGTGGGCAATATCACCGCCTCGGAAAAGGTCGATATCCGGGACAACGGCTCGGTGGACGGCGACATTACATCCCCCAAGGTGGCGATCGCAGAGGGGGCGCACTTCAGGGGCAGCATCGACATGCAGCGGGGGCCACGACCGGCCGCACGGCCCGCGGAGGCGAGGCCGCCACAGGCCGCGGCCGCCGCGACCGTGGGAGGCAGCGCAGTTCTGAAAGCGTAG
- the glgA gene encoding glycogen synthase GlgA produces MPPLRILFVASEATPFAKTGGLADVAGGLSKALGSLGHDVTLVVPRYRGVSVTGDARLRLAVEMGGKRYDTAFYEEPLGPGARAVLVDHPPLFDREHLYGVGSQDYPDNPRRFGLLAQAALQYASARGLEPDVIHANDWQTGLLPVYLRTQYADHPTLGHAATVFTVHNVAYQGLCPSTWLPELGLGWALFNVDALEYWLHVSFLKGGILFADVVTTVSEGYANELLTHEFAFGFEGVFRKRREHFFGVLNGIDQEIWDPARDAFLPKPYTADDMSGKADAKRKLLDSYALPVDEARLERPLIAMISRMVDQKGLDLIAEAADDLAGLDASFVILGTGEARYQEMWRDLARRYPDRIGVRIGFDEPLAHLIEAGADLFMMPSRFEPCGLNQLYSLRYGTLPVVRATGGLGDTVANYQPGTDQGQGFTFREATGRALLEALQRAISVYRNAPADWKRMQHSGMLRDFSWQASARAYTALYRLAQRDGSERLKLQGARVERRGVRGG; encoded by the coding sequence ATGCCACCACTCCGGATTCTCTTCGTCGCGTCGGAGGCCACCCCGTTTGCGAAGACCGGCGGCCTCGCGGACGTCGCAGGGGGGCTGTCAAAAGCACTCGGGAGCCTGGGCCACGACGTCACGCTCGTCGTGCCGAGATATCGCGGTGTTTCCGTCACGGGCGATGCGCGTTTACGGCTGGCCGTCGAGATGGGAGGCAAACGCTACGACACGGCGTTCTACGAAGAGCCGCTTGGACCGGGCGCACGCGCCGTGCTCGTTGACCACCCTCCGCTATTCGACCGCGAGCATCTCTACGGCGTTGGCAGCCAAGACTATCCTGACAACCCGAGACGCTTCGGCCTGCTCGCCCAGGCTGCGCTCCAGTACGCGAGCGCCCGGGGCCTCGAGCCAGACGTCATCCACGCGAACGACTGGCAAACAGGTCTCCTTCCCGTGTACCTGCGGACCCAGTACGCGGACCATCCGACGCTAGGACACGCGGCAACGGTCTTCACGGTTCACAACGTCGCGTACCAGGGATTGTGCCCGTCGACGTGGCTCCCGGAGCTCGGTCTCGGTTGGGCGCTCTTCAACGTCGACGCGCTCGAATACTGGCTGCACGTCAGTTTCTTGAAGGGCGGGATCCTCTTCGCGGATGTGGTGACGACCGTCAGCGAGGGCTACGCCAACGAGCTCTTGACGCACGAGTTTGCGTTTGGCTTCGAGGGCGTCTTCCGCAAGCGCCGCGAGCACTTCTTTGGTGTGCTCAATGGAATAGACCAGGAGATCTGGGATCCAGCGCGCGACGCGTTTCTTCCCAAGCCCTACACCGCAGATGACATGTCCGGCAAGGCGGATGCCAAGCGCAAGCTGCTCGATTCGTACGCTCTTCCGGTGGACGAGGCGAGGCTCGAGCGCCCCCTCATCGCGATGATCTCGCGAATGGTGGATCAGAAGGGGCTGGATCTCATTGCGGAGGCCGCCGACGATCTGGCTGGGCTGGACGCGAGCTTCGTGATTCTCGGCACGGGCGAGGCGCGCTACCAAGAGATGTGGAGGGATCTCGCGCGTCGCTATCCGGACCGGATTGGCGTTCGCATCGGGTTCGACGAGCCGCTGGCCCATCTCATCGAGGCAGGCGCGGATCTCTTCATGATGCCTTCCCGCTTCGAGCCGTGCGGCTTGAATCAGCTGTACAGTCTCCGTTACGGTACACTACCGGTGGTCCGTGCCACCGGGGGGCTCGGCGACACCGTCGCGAACTACCAGCCGGGGACCGACCAAGGGCAGGGGTTCACCTTTCGGGAAGCCACTGGCCGCGCCCTCCTCGAGGCGCTGCAGAGGGCAATCAGCGTGTATCGGAACGCGCCCGCAGATTGGAAGCGCATGCAACACAGCGGAATGCTGCGGGACTTCTCGTGGCAGGCGTCCGCCCGCGCCTACACGGCACTCTATCGGCTGGCGCAGCGCGACGGCTCGGAGCGGCTCAAGCTTCAAGGGGCGAGGGTCGAGCGTCGAGGTGTCCGGGGCGGCTGA